From the Martelella mediterranea DSM 17316 genome, one window contains:
- the rimP gene encoding ribosome maturation factor RimP, with product MDDRAREERLIVETGVEKRIADMLEPVLEDIGFKLVRVNLSGQNGLTLQIMAERFDGTMTVEDCEEVSKAVSPVLDVEDPIDRAYHLEISSPGIDRPMVRKSDFYRWKGHLLKCETSVLIGERKRFRGRIVEADNDGFTLLRDGVAYGEPSEVTIPFSALSDAKLILTDELIREALRADKLAKEKAANENDEDNGVEDTEEN from the coding sequence ATGGATGATAGGGCAAGAGAAGAACGGCTTATCGTGGAAACCGGCGTCGAGAAGCGGATTGCCGATATGCTCGAGCCTGTTCTGGAGGATATCGGTTTCAAGCTGGTGCGGGTCAATCTCTCCGGCCAGAACGGGCTGACGCTGCAGATCATGGCCGAGCGTTTCGACGGCACGATGACGGTCGAGGACTGCGAGGAAGTGTCCAAGGCGGTCTCTCCGGTGCTCGATGTCGAGGACCCGATCGACCGCGCCTATCATCTGGAAATCTCCTCGCCCGGCATCGACCGGCCGATGGTGCGCAAGTCCGATTTCTACCGCTGGAAGGGTCACCTGCTTAAATGCGAGACCTCTGTGCTCATCGGCGAGCGCAAGCGGTTCCGCGGCCGCATCGTCGAGGCCGACAATGACGGCTTCACGCTTCTGCGCGACGGCGTCGCCTATGGCGAGCCAAGCGAGGTCACGATCCCGTTTTCGGCGCTTTCCGATGCCAAGCTGATCCTGACGGACGAGTTGATCCGCGAGGCGTTGCGCGCCGACAAGCTGGCCAAGGAAAAGGCCGCCAACGAAAACGACGAAGACAATGGTGTCGAAGACACCGAAGAGAATTGA
- a CDS encoding glutathione S-transferase family protein: protein MSTLYHHPMSAASRFIRLVIGEYAFEVDMIEERPWEKRKAFLTANPAGTLPVFVDDNMRALCGPFVIAEFMDETHGVLQRERRLLAEEPFQRAEIRRLTEWFLLKLEQDVTHPLCRERVYKLQMSTEYGGGAPDSRVLRAARANIRQHMKYVAWLAGSRGWLAGKRMSYADLAAGGAISALDYLGEINWDETPAAKEWYQRLKSRPAFRALLADRVRGVVPVSHYADLDF, encoded by the coding sequence ATGTCTACGCTCTATCACCACCCGATGTCCGCCGCCTCACGCTTCATTCGCCTGGTGATCGGCGAATATGCCTTCGAGGTCGACATGATCGAGGAGCGGCCGTGGGAAAAACGCAAGGCCTTCCTGACGGCCAATCCCGCCGGCACCCTGCCGGTCTTCGTCGATGACAATATGCGCGCGCTTTGTGGCCCGTTCGTGATCGCCGAATTCATGGACGAGACCCATGGCGTGCTGCAGCGAGAACGCCGGCTACTGGCGGAAGAGCCGTTCCAGCGCGCCGAAATTCGCCGGCTGACCGAATGGTTCCTGCTGAAGCTCGAACAGGACGTCACCCATCCGCTGTGCCGCGAGCGGGTCTACAAGCTGCAGATGAGCACCGAATATGGCGGCGGCGCGCCTGATTCGCGCGTGCTGCGGGCGGCCCGCGCCAATATCCGCCAGCATATGAAATATGTCGCCTGGCTTGCCGGCAGCCGGGGATGGCTGGCGGGCAAGCGGATGAGCTATGCCGATCTTGCCGCCGGCGGCGCGATCTCCGCGCTCGATTATCTCGGCGAAATCAACTGGGACGAGACCCCCGCCGCCAAGGAATGGTACCAGCGTCTGAAATCCCGCCCCGCCTTCCGGGCGCTGCTCGCCGACCGGGTGCGCGGCGTGGTGCCGGTTTCTCACTACGCCGATCTGGATTTTTAG
- a CDS encoding undecaprenyl-diphosphate phosphatase translates to MTIGWIEAAFLGLLQGLTEFLPISSSAHLRIAGAFMPSGADPGAAFTAITQIGTELAVLVYFWSDIMRIAKAWLGHNLRLGSGYDRADVRMGWLIIIGSLPIVILGLLFKDEIETSLRNLYITAAMLIIFGIVMGIADRIGAKRVRLENLTWRDGILFGFAQAMALIPGVSRSGGTISAGLLLGYTREAAARYSFLLAVPAVFGSGFYQLFKSIGEDNPVGWGATALATAIAFFVGYAVIVFFLRLVSTRSYMPFVYYRVALGAGLLVLLGLGVISPVG, encoded by the coding sequence ATGACTATCGGTTGGATCGAGGCCGCCTTTCTGGGCCTGCTGCAGGGGTTGACGGAATTTCTTCCGATCTCCTCAAGCGCGCATCTGCGCATCGCCGGCGCATTCATGCCATCGGGGGCCGATCCCGGCGCGGCATTCACCGCCATCACCCAGATCGGCACCGAACTCGCCGTGCTGGTCTATTTCTGGTCCGACATCATGCGGATCGCGAAGGCATGGCTCGGCCACAATCTCCGGCTCGGCAGCGGTTACGACAGGGCCGATGTGCGCATGGGCTGGCTGATCATCATCGGTTCGCTGCCGATCGTCATTCTTGGCCTTCTGTTCAAGGACGAGATCGAGACCTCGCTGCGCAATCTTTACATCACTGCCGCGATGCTGATCATCTTCGGCATCGTCATGGGGATCGCCGACCGGATCGGCGCCAAGCGCGTCCGGCTGGAAAACCTGACATGGCGCGACGGCATTCTCTTTGGCTTTGCCCAGGCGATGGCGCTGATACCGGGCGTGTCGCGCTCCGGCGGCACGATCAGCGCCGGGCTGTTGCTCGGCTACACCCGCGAGGCGGCGGCGCGCTATTCATTTCTGCTGGCCGTGCCGGCCGTTTTCGGCTCCGGCTTCTACCAGCTTTTCAAGAGCATCGGCGAGGACAATCCGGTCGGCTGGGGGGCAACGGCGCTTGCAACCGCGATTGCCTTCTTCGTCGGCTACGCGGTGATCGTGTTCTTCCTGCGGCTGGTTTCGACGCGCAGCTACATGCCGTTCGTCTATTACCGGGTCGCGCTCGGCGCAGGCCTTCTGGTCCTGCTCGGGCTCGGTGTGATCAGTCCTGTTGGCTGA
- the nusA gene encoding transcription termination factor NusA produces the protein MAVSANRLELLQIADAVAREKSIDREIVLTAMADAIQKAAKSRYGSETNIRADINPKTGEIHLQRLLEVVEEAEDYSTQIPLALALDRNPEAKLGDFIADPLPPMDFGRIAAQSAKQVIVQKVREAERDRQYDEYKDRIGEIVNGTVKRVEYGNVIVDLGRGEAIIRRDEMIPREVPRYGDRIRAYVYDVRREQRGPQIFLSRTHPQFMVKLFAMEVPEIYDGIITIKSVARDPGSRAKIAVISSDSSIDPVGACVGMRGSRVQAVVGELQGEKIDIIPWSEDPASFIVNALQPAEVAKVVLDEDAERIDVVVPDDQLSLAIGRRGQNVRLASQLTGWDIDIMTENEESERRQKEFNERSQLFMDALDVDEMVGQVLASEGFAAIEELAYVDLDEISSIEGFDEETAQEIQMRAREHLERLDAELDEKRRELGVSDDLRQIDGMTLAMMVALGEEGIKTMEDFAGCAADDLIGWTERQNGQTKRFDGTLSSFALSRVEAENMIMQARLAAGWITEEDLAADLPEEEEVEVEGGDEEPAADDLSGVFSKS, from the coding sequence ATGGCAGTAAGTGCGAACCGGCTGGAACTGTTGCAGATCGCCGACGCGGTGGCGCGGGAAAAATCGATCGATCGCGAGATCGTCCTGACCGCCATGGCCGACGCCATCCAGAAGGCGGCCAAGTCGCGCTACGGATCGGAAACCAATATCCGCGCCGACATCAATCCCAAGACCGGCGAAATCCACCTGCAGCGCCTGCTCGAAGTGGTCGAGGAAGCCGAGGATTACAGCACCCAGATCCCGCTGGCGCTGGCGCTCGACCGCAACCCGGAAGCCAAGCTTGGCGATTTCATCGCCGATCCGCTGCCGCCGATGGATTTCGGCCGGATCGCCGCTCAGTCGGCCAAGCAGGTCATCGTCCAGAAGGTGCGGGAAGCCGAGCGCGATCGCCAGTATGACGAATACAAGGATCGCATCGGCGAGATCGTCAACGGCACGGTCAAGCGCGTCGAATACGGCAATGTCATCGTCGATCTCGGCCGTGGCGAGGCAATCATCCGCCGCGATGAGATGATCCCGCGCGAAGTGCCGCGCTACGGCGACCGCATCCGCGCCTATGTCTATGACGTCCGCCGCGAACAGCGCGGTCCGCAGATATTCCTGTCGCGCACCCATCCGCAGTTCATGGTCAAGTTGTTTGCCATGGAAGTGCCGGAAATCTACGACGGCATCATCACCATCAAGTCGGTTGCCCGCGACCCCGGTTCGCGTGCCAAGATCGCCGTGATCTCGTCCGATTCGTCGATCGATCCGGTCGGCGCCTGCGTCGGCATGCGCGGTTCGCGCGTCCAAGCGGTCGTCGGCGAGCTTCAGGGCGAGAAGATCGACATCATTCCGTGGTCGGAAGATCCGGCCTCCTTCATCGTCAACGCGCTGCAGCCGGCCGAGGTCGCCAAGGTGGTGCTGGACGAGGATGCCGAGCGCATCGACGTCGTGGTGCCGGACGACCAGCTTTCGCTGGCGATCGGCCGCCGCGGCCAGAATGTCCGTCTCGCCTCGCAGCTCACCGGCTGGGACATAGACATCATGACGGAGAACGAGGAATCGGAGCGCCGCCAGAAGGAATTCAACGAGCGTTCGCAGCTGTTCATGGATGCGCTGGACGTCGACGAGATGGTTGGTCAGGTGCTGGCCTCGGAAGGCTTCGCGGCCATCGAGGAACTGGCCTATGTCGACCTTGACGAAATTTCCTCGATCGAGGGCTTTGACGAGGAAACCGCGCAGGAAATCCAGATGCGCGCCCGCGAGCATCTGGAGCGTCTCGATGCCGAACTGGACGAGAAGCGCCGGGAACTCGGCGTTTCCGACGACCTGCGCCAGATCGACGGCATGACGCTGGCGATGATGGTCGCGCTCGGCGAGGAAGGCATCAAGACGATGGAAGATTTCGCCGGCTGCGCCGCCGACGACCTGATCGGCTGGACCGAGCGTCAGAATGGCCAGACCAAGCGTTTCGACGGCACGCTGTCGTCCTTCGCGCTGTCGCGCGTCGAAGCGGAAAACATGATCATGCAGGCGCGTCTCGCTGCAGGCTGGATCACCGAGGAAGACCTCGCCGCCGACCTTCCCGAGGAAGAGGAAGTAGAGGTCGAGGGCGGCGACGAGGAGCCGGCAGCTGACGATCTGAGCGGCGTATTCTCGAAGTCGTGA
- a CDS encoding lytic murein transglycosylase, translating into MNRSRPFMAVRILCAVFAIALAFLAGAGFSTVANAYDRATVDRQFSHWLASDMRQAALRSGVSASVYDRVTQGLSINWSLPDLVPPGTKPPAQRKQTQPEFSEPGPYFSENNLNYLAVKGRQLYNQYKPVLDRIEARYGVPGRIVLAIWGREMGYGAAEEKYDILQVLGTKAFMTGSRQQMFQREFIAALQIIQSGAAPLDKRKASWAGAFGQPQLMPSNFMNYAVDFDGDGVIDVWDSVPDSLATIAKHLASDGWERGRDWGYEAVIPDNVSCAQEGPDNARAISAWTKQGITRVNGKAFPAEELRKPGMMLVPQGRYGPEFIVTPNFYVLKEYNNSDLYALFVGNLADRIQYGMGAFAQPWQRTGTLLRSDVAAMQRKLEGMGYDVGGADGLVGFKTRRSIGDWQAKNRVSQTCWPTPALKNELLR; encoded by the coding sequence ATGAACAGATCACGCCCGTTTATGGCCGTCCGCATTCTCTGCGCCGTGTTTGCGATCGCGCTCGCCTTCCTTGCGGGCGCGGGTTTCTCCACGGTCGCCAATGCCTATGACAGGGCGACCGTCGACCGTCAGTTCAGCCATTGGCTTGCCAGCGACATGCGCCAGGCGGCGCTTCGTTCCGGGGTGTCGGCTTCGGTCTATGACCGGGTCACGCAGGGGCTTTCGATCAACTGGTCGCTGCCGGACCTCGTACCACCCGGCACCAAGCCGCCGGCGCAGCGAAAGCAGACGCAGCCGGAGTTCTCCGAGCCCGGCCCCTATTTCAGCGAGAACAATCTCAATTATCTCGCGGTCAAGGGACGCCAGCTCTACAATCAGTACAAGCCGGTACTGGACCGGATCGAGGCGCGCTACGGCGTGCCGGGCCGCATCGTGCTCGCCATCTGGGGTCGCGAGATGGGCTATGGCGCGGCGGAGGAAAAATACGACATTCTCCAGGTGCTCGGCACCAAGGCGTTCATGACCGGCTCGCGCCAGCAGATGTTCCAGCGCGAATTCATCGCCGCGCTGCAGATCATCCAGAGCGGGGCTGCCCCGCTCGACAAGCGCAAGGCGTCATGGGCCGGCGCCTTCGGCCAGCCGCAGCTGATGCCGTCCAACTTCATGAACTATGCCGTCGATTTCGACGGCGACGGCGTTATCGACGTCTGGGACTCGGTGCCCGATTCGCTCGCCACCATCGCCAAGCATCTGGCAAGCGACGGCTGGGAACGCGGGCGCGACTGGGGCTATGAGGCGGTGATCCCTGACAATGTCTCCTGCGCCCAGGAAGGGCCTGACAATGCCCGGGCGATTTCGGCCTGGACCAAGCAGGGTATCACCCGCGTCAACGGCAAGGCCTTTCCCGCCGAGGAACTGCGCAAGCCGGGCATGATGCTGGTGCCGCAAGGCCGCTACGGGCCTGAATTCATCGTCACGCCGAATTTCTACGTGCTCAAGGAATACAACAATTCCGACCTCTACGCCCTTTTTGTCGGCAATCTCGCCGACCGCATCCAGTACGGCATGGGCGCCTTTGCCCAGCCCTGGCAGCGCACCGGCACGCTGTTGCGCTCCGACGTCGCCGCCATGCAGCGCAAGCTCGAGGGCATGGGCTATGACGTCGGCGGCGCGGACGGTCTTGTCGGCTTCAAGACCCGGCGCTCGATCGGCGATTGGCAGGCGAAAAACCGCGTCAGCCAGACCTGCTGGCCGACGCCGGCGCTGAAGAACGAATTGCTGCGGTAG
- the infB gene encoding translation initiation factor IF-2, producing MTDSKDDKTLDNEGKKTLKLKPSGVSQGTVRQDMGRGRSKAVVVETRKRRIHKPGEDTSAAASASRAPASQSAQPRQGETRRNDDRPTHHPKGQPSRPGAQNRQRGGQPDRGQDRGNADRGGQNRQRGNVLHDLSQGEMDARRRALVMAQQREAEDAERRKREAEEARIAEERAKLEAEEKAKREAEEAKARAAAPAPAVEETPTEAEVPVVPDLPPGEDAKPSRTAQRPRPVARTTAEEDDEAARGRKPRREGESEGGPARGKALRPDTAPKPASRPKGTGERRRGKLTVTAVTGDEDGGSQRGRSLSAMRRRQEKMRRAHSQEPREKVLREVVLPETITIQELSQRMSERSVDVIKYLMKEGQMMKPGDVIDADLAELIATEFGHTVKRVAESDVEEGIFDVKDDEGDLEPRAPVVTIMGHVDHGKTSLLDAIRHANVVSGEAGGITQHIGAYQVEQDGQKITFIDTPGHAAFTAMRARGAEVTDIAILVVAADDSVMPQTIESINHAKAAGVPIIVAINKIDKPDADPQKVRTALLQHEVFVETMGGDTLEVEVSAKTGKNLDKLLEAILLQAEILDLKANADRTAEGVVIEAQLDRGRGSVATVLVQKGTLKPGQIVVAGDQWGRVRALVNDRGEHVKEAGPSMPVEILGLSGTPAAGDRFAVVENEGKAREVSEYRQRLARDKAAARQSGSRGSLEQMMSQLQDTGLKEFPLLIKGDVQGSVEAIAAALEKLGTDEVRARIVHAAAGGITESDISLAEASNAAIIGFNVRANAQARRLAEQEGIEIRYYNIIYDLVDDVKSAMSGLLSPERRETFLGNAEILEVFNISKVGKVAGCRVTEGRMERGAGVRLVRDNVVIHEGKLKTLKRFKDEVSEVPVGQECGMAFENYEDIRAGDVIEAFRVEHVTRTL from the coding sequence ATGACGGACAGTAAAGACGACAAGACACTCGACAATGAAGGCAAGAAGACGCTTAAGCTGAAGCCGTCGGGTGTGAGCCAGGGCACCGTGCGCCAGGATATGGGCCGCGGTCGCAGCAAGGCGGTCGTGGTGGAAACACGCAAACGCCGGATCCACAAGCCCGGCGAAGACACTTCAGCAGCAGCATCAGCATCGCGCGCGCCGGCTTCTCAGAGCGCCCAGCCGCGCCAGGGCGAGACCCGCCGCAACGATGACCGGCCGACGCACCACCCCAAGGGCCAGCCTTCGCGGCCGGGCGCGCAGAACCGCCAGCGCGGCGGTCAGCCGGATCGCGGCCAGGATCGGGGTAATGCCGACCGTGGCGGCCAGAACCGCCAGCGCGGCAATGTGCTGCACGATCTCTCCCAGGGGGAGATGGATGCCCGCCGCCGCGCGCTGGTGATGGCGCAGCAGCGCGAGGCCGAGGATGCCGAACGCCGCAAGCGCGAGGCCGAAGAGGCCCGCATTGCCGAGGAAAGGGCGAAGCTCGAAGCCGAGGAAAAGGCCAAGCGCGAAGCGGAAGAGGCCAAGGCCCGCGCCGCAGCGCCCGCGCCCGCCGTCGAGGAAACGCCGACCGAGGCCGAGGTGCCGGTCGTGCCCGATCTGCCGCCGGGCGAGGACGCCAAGCCGAGCCGGACCGCACAGCGTCCGCGCCCTGTCGCGCGCACGACGGCGGAAGAGGATGATGAAGCGGCGCGCGGCCGCAAGCCGCGCCGCGAAGGCGAGAGCGAAGGCGGACCGGCGCGCGGCAAGGCGCTGAGGCCCGACACCGCGCCGAAACCCGCCTCCCGCCCCAAGGGCACCGGCGAGCGTCGCCGCGGCAAGCTGACGGTAACTGCGGTTACCGGCGACGAGGACGGCGGCAGCCAGCGCGGCCGTTCGCTTTCGGCCATGCGCCGCCGCCAGGAAAAGATGCGCCGCGCCCATTCGCAGGAGCCGCGCGAAAAGGTTCTGCGCGAGGTCGTGCTGCCGGAAACCATCACCATTCAGGAACTGTCGCAGCGCATGTCCGAACGCTCGGTCGATGTGATCAAGTACCTGATGAAGGAAGGGCAGATGATGAAGCCCGGCGACGTGATCGATGCCGATCTCGCCGAGCTGATCGCCACCGAATTCGGCCATACCGTGAAGCGCGTTGCCGAATCGGACGTGGAAGAGGGCATTTTCGACGTCAAGGATGACGAGGGCGATCTGGAGCCGCGCGCCCCGGTCGTGACCATCATGGGCCATGTCGACCACGGCAAGACCTCGCTGCTGGACGCGATCCGCCATGCCAATGTGGTCTCCGGCGAGGCCGGCGGCATCACCCAGCATATCGGCGCCTATCAGGTCGAGCAGGACGGTCAGAAGATCACCTTCATCGACACGCCCGGCCACGCCGCCTTTACGGCAATGCGTGCCCGCGGCGCCGAGGTGACCGATATCGCCATTCTGGTGGTTGCCGCCGACGACAGCGTCATGCCGCAGACGATCGAGTCCATCAATCACGCCAAGGCCGCCGGCGTGCCGATCATTGTTGCCATCAACAAGATCGACAAGCCGGACGCCGATCCGCAGAAGGTGCGCACGGCGCTGCTTCAGCACGAAGTGTTCGTGGAAACCATGGGCGGCGACACGCTGGAAGTCGAAGTCTCGGCCAAGACCGGCAAGAACCTAGACAAGCTGCTCGAGGCGATCCTGCTGCAGGCCGAAATCCTCGACCTCAAGGCCAATGCCGACCGCACCGCCGAGGGCGTGGTGATCGAAGCCCAGCTCGACCGTGGCCGTGGTTCGGTCGCGACCGTTCTGGTTCAGAAGGGCACGCTGAAGCCCGGCCAGATCGTGGTTGCCGGCGATCAGTGGGGACGCGTGCGCGCGCTCGTCAACGATCGCGGCGAACATGTGAAGGAAGCCGGCCCGTCGATGCCGGTCGAGATCCTCGGTCTCAGCGGCACGCCCGCGGCCGGCGATCGCTTCGCCGTCGTTGAAAACGAAGGCAAGGCCCGCGAAGTCTCCGAATACCGCCAGCGGCTTGCCCGCGACAAGGCGGCCGCCCGCCAGTCTGGTTCGCGCGGTTCGCTCGAGCAGATGATGAGCCAGTTGCAGGATACCGGGCTGAAGGAATTCCCGCTGCTGATCAAGGGCGACGTTCAGGGTTCGGTCGAGGCGATCGCTGCGGCGCTCGAAAAGCTTGGGACCGACGAAGTGCGCGCCCGGATCGTCCATGCGGCGGCAGGCGGCATCACCGAGTCGGATATTTCGCTTGCGGAAGCTTCCAATGCGGCGATCATCGGCTTCAATGTCCGCGCCAACGCGCAGGCCCGCCGGCTTGCCGAGCAGGAAGGCATCGAGATCCGCTACTACAACATCATCTACGACCTGGTGGATGACGTGAAGTCGGCGATGTCGGGTCTTCTTTCGCCGGAACGGCGCGAGACCTTCCTCGGCAATGCGGAGATCCTCGAGGTCTTCAACATTTCCAAGGTCGGCAAGGTCGCGGGTTGCCGCGTCACCGAGGGCCGCATGGAACGCGGCGCCGGCGTCCGCCTCGTCCGCGACAACGTGGTTATCCACGAGGGCAAGCTGAAGACGCTGAAGCGCTTCAAGGACGAAGTCTCCGAAGTGCCGGTCGGTCAGGAATGCGGCATGGCCTTCGAGAACTACGAAGACATCCGCGCCGGCGACGTCATCGAAGCCTTCCGCGTCGAGCACGTCACGCGCACGCTCTGA
- a CDS encoding RNA-binding protein, whose product MSERTCIVTRKAGDSDELIRFVAGPDGQVVPDLKRELPGRGCWVVAERRAVDKAVAKGLFSRALKQKVQAADDLGAMVDMLMARQLAGMINMAIKAGEFVTGSAKVDLAIRSGVAIAVFHSADAAPDGVRKLDQARTAFMHQSEADAPVPALRPFNADEIGTLLHENAFKHAAVLAGKAGEGVVKRAMILQRYRADARTEGKAAMTNT is encoded by the coding sequence ATGAGCGAGCGCACCTGCATCGTAACCCGCAAGGCCGGCGATTCGGATGAACTCATCCGGTTTGTCGCCGGCCCCGACGGGCAGGTCGTGCCGGACCTGAAGCGCGAGCTCCCCGGCCGCGGCTGCTGGGTCGTCGCGGAACGTCGGGCCGTCGACAAGGCTGTCGCGAAGGGCCTGTTCTCCCGGGCGCTGAAGCAGAAGGTTCAGGCCGCCGACGATCTCGGCGCGATGGTTGACATGTTGATGGCGCGCCAGTTGGCGGGTATGATCAACATGGCGATCAAGGCGGGGGAATTCGTGACGGGCTCGGCCAAGGTCGACCTTGCGATCAGAAGCGGCGTGGCGATCGCCGTGTTTCATTCCGCCGATGCCGCGCCGGATGGCGTCCGCAAGCTGGATCAGGCCCGCACCGCCTTCATGCATCAAAGCGAGGCCGATGCGCCGGTGCCGGCGCTCAGGCCTTTCAATGCGGACGAAATCGGCACTCTTTTGCATGAGAATGCGTTTAAACACGCCGCAGTGCTTGCGGGAAAGGCCGGTGAGGGTGTAGTGAAGCGCGCAATGATACTTCAAAGGTACCGGGCAGATGCCCGAACCGAAGGAAAAGCCGCGATGACGAACACATGA
- a CDS encoding DUF805 domain-containing protein, with protein sequence MSESPTSIVGRDHRNVGFVEAFQLTFKNYALFSGRSSRGAFWFWVLWTIIISGVLGGIDSVLFGKVGYLQGLWNLATLIPSIAISARRLHDVGRSGWWQLIGFTVIGLFVLLYWYCKPGQEQTNDFGADVEAGRA encoded by the coding sequence ATGTCGGAATCACCAACTTCGATCGTCGGTCGCGATCACCGCAATGTCGGTTTCGTGGAGGCGTTTCAGCTTACGTTCAAGAATTATGCCCTTTTCAGCGGACGGTCCTCGCGCGGGGCGTTCTGGTTCTGGGTGCTGTGGACCATCATCATCAGCGGCGTTCTCGGCGGAATTGATTCGGTCCTGTTCGGCAAGGTCGGCTATCTGCAGGGGCTCTGGAACCTGGCGACCCTGATTCCGTCGATCGCGATCTCCGCGCGCAGGCTTCATGACGTCGGCCGCAGCGGTTGGTGGCAGCTTATCGGCTTCACCGTGATCGGCCTGTTCGTTCTGCTTTACTGGTACTGCAAGCCCGGGCAGGAACAGACAAACGACTTCGGCGCCGATGTCGAGGCGGGACGGGCCTGA
- a CDS encoding MFS transporter, with the protein MNKATPSLFAPFAHTTFRNIWFASIASNLGTNIQNVGAAWMMTSISNSESMVALVQASTTLPVMLFALVAGAIADSFDRRRVILAAQGFMFAVSVALALAAVAGVITPWMLLAFTFLIGSGNALNNPSWQAAVGDMVPRSDVPGAVTVNSVGFNITRSVGPAVGGTIVAIGGAAAAFVVNALSYLGLLTVVFRWKFVPPENPLPREKMTTAIGAGLRYVFMSPNILKVLLRAFLFGLATVSALALLPLVARDVIAGGPQTFGIMLGAFGIGAIGGAFANARLRAALSNEAIIRAAFLVFGASAVVMSLSTSLIIDCLALFFAGACWVMALSLFNTVVQLTTPRWVVGRALSLYQTAAFGGMAGGSWLWGYVAENLTITHAFLAAAGVAAFGAAVGFVFKMPAFESLNLDPLNRFRTPEPALGLVARSGPIVVETRFVIAAEDTQEFLRLMVERRRIRLRDGARKWALMRDIEEPDVWFETYHAPTWVDYVRHNQRRTQADADNFDRLRELHREDGMPRVRRMIERQAIPPRDTIFNRPYDAHHHHH; encoded by the coding sequence ATGAACAAGGCGACACCCTCGCTTTTTGCCCCGTTTGCGCATACCACCTTCCGCAATATCTGGTTTGCCTCGATCGCCTCCAATCTCGGCACCAACATCCAGAATGTCGGCGCGGCCTGGATGATGACCTCGATCTCGAATTCGGAAAGCATGGTGGCGCTGGTTCAGGCCTCGACCACGCTGCCGGTGATGCTGTTCGCGCTGGTCGCCGGCGCGATTGCCGACAGTTTCGATCGCCGACGGGTGATCCTCGCCGCCCAGGGCTTCATGTTCGCCGTCTCCGTGGCGCTGGCGCTTGCGGCGGTTGCCGGCGTGATCACGCCGTGGATGCTGCTGGCCTTCACCTTTCTCATCGGCAGCGGCAATGCCCTCAACAACCCGTCCTGGCAGGCTGCCGTCGGCGATATGGTGCCGCGTTCCGACGTCCCCGGGGCGGTCACGGTCAATTCCGTGGGTTTCAACATTACCCGCAGCGTCGGCCCGGCCGTCGGCGGCACCATCGTCGCGATCGGCGGGGCGGCGGCGGCATTTGTTGTGAACGCGCTGAGCTATCTCGGCCTGCTGACAGTGGTCTTCCGCTGGAAATTTGTGCCTCCGGAAAACCCGCTGCCACGCGAGAAGATGACCACCGCCATCGGCGCCGGGTTGCGCTACGTGTTCATGTCGCCCAACATATTGAAGGTGCTGCTGCGCGCCTTCCTGTTCGGCCTTGCCACGGTTTCGGCGCTGGCGCTGCTGCCGCTGGTGGCGCGCGACGTGATCGCCGGCGGGCCGCAGACATTCGGCATCATGCTCGGCGCGTTCGGCATCGGCGCGATCGGCGGCGCTTTCGCCAATGCAAGGCTGAGAGCCGCACTTTCCAACGAAGCGATCATCCGCGCGGCCTTCCTGGTGTTCGGCGCGAGCGCGGTGGTCATGTCGCTTTCGACCTCGCTGATCATCGACTGTCTGGCGCTTTTCTTCGCCGGCGCTTGCTGGGTCATGGCGCTTTCGCTGTTCAACACGGTGGTGCAGCTCACAACGCCGCGCTGGGTGGTCGGCCGGGCCCTGTCGCTCTACCAGACCGCTGCCTTCGGCGGCATGGCGGGCGGAAGCTGGCTCTGGGGTTATGTCGCCGAAAACCTCACCATCACCCATGCCTTCCTGGCCGCGGCGGGCGTCGCGGCCTTCGGCGCGGCAGTCGGCTTCGTGTTCAAGATGCCGGCCTTCGAAAGCCTGAACCTCGATCCGCTCAACAGGTTCCGCACGCCGGAGCCCGCCCTTGGCCTCGTCGCCCGCTCCGGCCCGATTGTGGTCGAGACCCGCTTCGTGATCGCGGCTGAAGATACCCAGGAATTCCTGCGCCTGATGGTCGAGCGCCGCCGCATCCGGCTGCGCGACGGCGCGCGCAAATGGGCGCTGATGCGCGATATCGAGGAGCCCGATGTCTGGTTCGAGACCTATCACGCGCCCACCTGGGTCGATTATGTGCGCCACAACCAGCGCCGCACCCAGGCCGATGCCGACAATTTCGACCGGTTGCGCGAACTGCATCGGGAAGACGGCATGCCGCGGGTCCGGCGCATGATCGAACGCCAGGCGATCCCGCCGCGCGACACCATCTTCAACCGCCCCTACGACGCGCATCATCATCATCATTGA